GGCGCTGAGCGACGCGTCCATCCAGGCCTGGTATTCCCGGATGGATCGCGGCCGCCACGTGATCGTGGGCACCGGGGGGATTTTCAATGCCGAAGACGTCTACCGGAAGATCCGGTTGGGTGCGACCCTGGTCCAGGTCTACACGGCCCTCGTCTACCACGGTCCGACCCTGGTAAAGCGCATCAACCGCGGCCTGTGCCGCCTGATGACCCGGGACGGCCTGGACCGGATTGCCGATGCCGTGGGCGTGGACAATCCCCATACGAATCCGAACACGAATCCGCCTGCGAATCCGCGAAGTGCGCGAAATCCTGGTGGTGCCGTCGATGCCTGACGTAATCCCGTCCCTGGATTCGGTCACACCCGAATGGCTGACCTCCTTGCTTCGACAACGCGGTGTACTCGAACGAGGGCGGGTCCTGGACGTCAAGATCCGGTCCAATCCCGCGTTCAACTCAGTCGCGGCGCACCTGGAGCCCGTGTATTCCGCGGATGCCCCGGCAGGCGTCCCCGAACGCCTGTTCATCAAGATCAAACAGCATCGCTGGGGACGGGATGAAGTCTCCTTCTACCGGATGGCCATGAGGCAGAAGCCGCCGCTGCCCATGCTGATCCCCTTCATCGACGGCGCGTACGACGAGGACACGGGGATTTCGCACTGCCTGATGCTCGATGTCTCCGGAACGCATCATGCCCCCGTCTCCCGTGCAAGCCTGCTGGCAGGCGACGGCGTACCGAAAGCAGGGGAACTGGCCGGTTGCGTGGAAGCCCTGGCCAGCCTGCACGCATACTGGTGGGAACACCCGGACCTGAGGGACGGCCCTGTGAGGATCCCGACCCCTTTCACGGATGAAGAAAGTTACATGGCCGAGGTGCGGGACCAGGCCGAGGAATGGAGGCGATTCAGCGCATCGGCCGCTGCCGAACTGCCCCGCGAACTGATCGAGTTGTACGACCGTCGAATTGAAGCGCTGCCCACGCTGTGGGATCGATACCTGAAACATCGAATTGCCCGTTTCTCAAAGCTCACGGTGTGTCACTCGGACTGTTACTTCACCCAGTTCCTCTGTCCCGACGACCCGGAGATACACGGAACCTACCTGTCGGATATGGAGGAGGCATGCATCTACCTGGGCGCCGAAGACCTGGTCTACGTGTTCGCGACGTTCTGGACGCGTGAACAGCGACAGGAAAACGACCGGGAGTTACGATGCTTGAAGCGGTATTACGAGACGCTGGTGAATCGTGGTGTGAAGGATTACTCGTGGGATGATCTCTGCATGGATTACCGCCTGCAGATGATCTGGCGGGTTGAACTTCCCGTCTGGGATCAGCAGAACGGGAGTTCGCCGGACTACTGGCGACCCAAGATGCAATGCCTGGCCGATGCGTACCGCGACTGGGACTGCGCGGCCCTGCTGTAACCGGCTCGCCTAGAACGTGCCTTCCACGCTCAGCGTCGTGCCGCCGGTCTCCTTCTTGCGCACCTTGGACGACCGTATCCGCTCCTGCAGCTTCTCGTAGTAGAGCGCTTCGTCCACCGGGATATCGACCCAGTCGTCCTGCCAGGCGGAGAGGAGCATGGCGTTGGCCAGTTCGACGCCCCGGATGCCTTCGACGCCCGGCGCGATGAGCGGCGTGCCCTCCAGGATCGCGCGCACCCAGTCCTTCGTGATGCCGCGATGCTCTTCGCCTCCGGCCTGGAAGGGGATTTCGCATTTCCAGGTCTCCGGGCTGCCGAACCCGCCCTTCCATTCGCGGTTGAAGACGTCCGCCGGCGTGCGATTGCGCCAGAAGGTGATCCGCCCTTCCTCCATGACCACCTTCCCGTTGTCGCCCGTGATCTCCATGCGGTTGGTCCCGGGCGACTCGCCCGTGGTCGTGATGAAAACGCCCGTGGCGCCGTTTTCGTACTCGGCGTAGGCCGTCACGTCGTCTTCGACTTCGATGTCGTGGTACTTCCCGAAGCCGCAGAAGGCCCGGATGCGCACGGGCATGCCGCAGATCCACTGCCAGAGGTCGAGGTTGTGGGGGCACTGGTTGGCGAGCACGCCGCCGCCTTCACCGGACCACGTGGCGCGCCAACCGCCCGAGTCGTAGTAGCTCTGCGCACGGAACCAGTTCGTGATGATGTAGTTCGTCCGTCGTAGCTCGCCCAGTTCGCCCGATGACACGAGTTCCTTGAGCTTCCGGTGCTCGCCCAGCGTCCGCTGGTTGAACATCATTCCGAAGACGAGGCCGCTCTTCTCGGCCGCCGTGTTCATTTCCCGCACCTGGCGCGTGTATACGCCGGCCGGTTTTTCGCAGAGCACGTGCAGTCCCCGGTCAAAGGCCTTGATCGCCAGCGGCGGATGGTCGTAGTGGGGCGTCGCGATGATCAAGGCGTCGATCGCTGCGGACGCCAGTAGTTCATCGGCGCTTCCATAGGTCGAGACGTCGTCGCCGGCGAGCGATTTCGCCTGCGCCAGTTGATCCGGATCGACATCGCAGACGGCCTTCAGTACCGCGCCCGGCACTTCGTTCCCGGTGAGGTAATCGATGTGGAACCCGCCCATGTTCCCGAGGCCGATCACACCGATGCGTACGACGTCCATGGATCACTCCTTCATCCGGCGAGAGCGGCCGGCTTTCCGTTTCTCATCACGAAGGGGAAATGCTCGCCCGCCTGGTTCATGGGTGCCCCGTCCGGCACGTCGACGAAGGCTTTCATGACGTGCTGCCCGGACGCGACGAAGCGGGACGCGCCCGTCATGTAGTGCATGGCGATGGCGCGCCTGGGTTGATCGGAATGATTGAAGGGCGAGCCGTGCCAGGTCAGCGAGTGGTGGAACGAGACTTCACCGGTCTTCACCGGCCAGGGCCGGGGATCTACCTTCTCCGCGCCACTGCGGCCCGGCGGCGTGAAGCCTTCGATCCGACCGAAGTCCTCCGTCTGCTGCAGGTGGGCCTGCGTCCGCAGGAACTCGATCTGGTTGCCCCACCGGTGGCTGCCCGGCGTCATCCACATGCACCCGTTCTCCACCGTCGCGTCGTCGAGGGCGACCCAGGCGGATACCGGCGTCATGGGCCGTATGATGGGCCACAGCGGCGCATCCTGGTGCCAACTGGTTACGCCGCCGTAGCCCGCCGGCTTGTACTGGATCTGGTCGTGCCAGACCATCAGTTCGTCCGCCTCGGTGAGCCGGCTGATGGCATCCACGATGAAAGGATGGTGGATCAGGCGCCGGTAGGCGCCGGACACTTCCCAGATGTTCACGATCTGCCAGACGCAGCGTTCCGGTTCCCGATCGCGGACCATGTTGTGGAAAAGCACCGGTCTCGGCCCGTCCTCGGGAAAACCTTCAGGGCCGGTGTCGAGCACGCGCTGCAACTCGTCGCGAAGTTCCTGGACCCCGGAGTCGTCCAGGACGCGGCCGCCGTTGAGGAACCCGTTGCGGTGAAATTCGGCTATTTGGTCATCGGTCAACATCCCGGCGCCTCCCGTTTCGTCCGCGTACGAAGCACGGGAACAACCCATGCCATCGACGCATTTCCGTCTCCTTTGATGACGCATCTGCTGTATTCATGAACGTGTATATTCCAGGTTACCAATTTACCCCCCGGCACGAAGCCGCCAAAGCCTTTTTTGAAGGAAGCCCCGTGTTGACAATACCGGCTTAAATCCCTATAATACGCATGTTGTCCGGCCCGGATCGATCGGACCGCATACCGGCAGAAAGCACCATGTTCTGCATGTGAAAAACTAACCAGACCCGTAGTATCCGGGCGTAAATCACGGTCCGGAACGCCATGTCCATCCGGAGCAAACCGCTCCCCTGCCCAGGAGGAAAGGCCAGCCGATGTCCGAAGCACCTACCGCACCCACCGAAACCATGGAATTCAAGAGCGAGTTGCGGCAGATCCTTCACCTGATCACCCATTCGCTCTACTCCAACAAGGAAATCTTCCTCCGCGAACTGATCAGCAACGCCAGCGACGCGATCAACAAGATCCGCTTCAATTCCATCAACAACAGCGACCTGCTCGACGGCGACACCGAGTGGAAGATCAAGCTGATTGCAGACAAGGACAAGAACACGCTGACGGTTTCCGACAACGGCACGGGGATGTCCCGCGAAACCATTATTGATCAGCTGGGCACGATCGCGAAGTCCGGCACCCGGGCCTTCCTGGAGACCCTGCGGCAGGCGGACGAAGCCAGCCGTCCCGAGTTGATCGGCCAGTTCGGCGTGGGTTTCTACTCGGCGTTCATGGTGGCCGACCGGGTGACGGTGGTCTCCCGCCTGGCGGGCGATCCGAAAGACCAGGGCGTCCGCTGGGTCTCCGCGGGAGAGGGCGAGTTCACCATCAAGTCGGTGGAGAAGGAGGCCCACGGGACCGACGTCACGCTCCATCTTAAGGAGGACGAGAAGGAGTTCCTGGAGGAATGGCGGCTGCGGCAGGTGGTCAAGGAGTTCTCCGATTTCATCGAGTACCCGGTCGTCATGGACGTGGAACGGCACGAACCCGTCGAGGGAGAGGACGACAAGACGGAGGCGGTGGTCCGGGAAGAGACGCTCAATTCCATGAAGGCCCTCTGGCTGCGTTCGAAGGACGAGATCGAAGAAGACGAGTACAACGCCTTCTACCGCCAGATCTCCCACGATTACGGCGATCCTGCGAAGGTGATCCACTACACCGCCGAGGGGCTGACGGAGTTCAAGGTGCTGCTCTTCATCCCGGCGAAGCGGCCCTTCGACATGATGTTCGGCGATCCCAAGGTAGGACCCAGGCTGTACGTGCAGCGGGTCCAGATCATGGAAAACTGCGAGGAGCTGCTGCCGCCCTACCTGCGCTTCATCAAGGGCGTGGTGGACTGCGCGGACCTGCCCCTCAACGTCTCCCGCGAGATCCTGCAGCAGAACCCCATCCTCGACCGCATCCGGAAGAACATCGTCAAGCGGATCTTCACGGTGCTGGAGGAGATGAAGAAGGACGAGTTCGACAAGTACGTGGAATTCTACCGGGAACTGGGCCTGATCCTCAAGGAGGGGATGGCGCAGGACTTCGAGAACCGGGACACCCTGACCTCTCTGGCCGTGTACGAGTCCATGAACACCGAGGCCGGGAAGTACATTTCCATGGATGAATACGTAGACCAGATGCCGCCCGACCAGGATGAGATCTACTACCTGATCGGCGAGCACCGCGGCATGCTCGAGCGGACGCCGTACCTGGAGGTCTTCCGGGACCGCGGCTGGAACGTCCTCTTCATGACGGACCCCATCGACGAATTCGTCATGTCGTCGGTGGACGAGTACCGCGAGAAGAAGTACAAGGCGGCGGACAAAGGCGACATTGCGGCGGACGAAACCGATAAGGCCAAAGCGGAAGACGACGAGAAGACCTTCCAGGCCCTGATCGAGGCCCTGAAGGGCAAGATTCCGGAGGTGCAGGATATCCGGCTGTCCACGCGCCTCAAGGACAGCGCCTCCTGCCTGGTGGCCGACGAGGGCGCCATGAGCGCCCACATGGAACGGCTCATGCAGCGCATGGGCGAGGGCGGCGGCCAGACCTCCAAGCGCATCCTGGAACTCAACGCCGGACATCCCGTGGTCCAGGGCCTGCAGAAGCTCCACGACAGCGACGGCGAAGATGCACGCGTCGAATCCATCGGCCGCCTGCTGTACGAGCAGGCCGTGGTGGCCGAGGGGTCCAAGCTCGACGATCCCGTAGGCTTCGCGAGCCGGATCAACGACCTGCTGGTCAAGGAACTGATCCGGATTTAGCGCGGCACAACGAGACGACTGTACGCCATGCGCACTCCCACCGTACTTGTATCGATCCTCTTGCTGGCCTCCTGCGGCGAAAGTGAGCGCGGCGGGGAACAGTCGGGGACCACCACGGAAGGCGGCCGCGTCAACTCGATCGGTGTGACGCTGCCCGACGACGCCGTGGACGCCTCCCGCCAGGTGCTCCGGTCCATGAGCCCCGAGCCGAAGAGCCTGGACCCCAGTATCGAGCCCTACGACACCGAGCAGACGATCCTGCCCTTCGAGGCCCTGTTGTTCAAGGACGAGCACTGGAACCCGATCCCGGGCGCCGCGCACAGCTGGGGCTCGGATGACGGGATAATCTGGACCTTCAACCTCAGGTCCGGGATGCGCTGGAGCGACGGGTCGCCGCTGACGGCCCACGACTTCGTGTATTCCTACCGCCGGATGCTCGACCCCGAATCCACCAACATCTACGCTTTCTTCTATTACGACATCAAGAACGCCGAAGCGATCGTCAAGGGGGAGAACAAGGACCTCGGGTCCCTGGGCGTCCGGGCCGTGGACGATACGACCCTGGTCATCGAAACCGAAAAGCGGGCGCCCTACCTGCCCCATATCGTTTCTTTCGGCGACGCCATGCCGGTGCCGAAGCGGCTCGTGGACAAATACGGCCGCAAGTGGACCGAACCGCAGAACATCATCACGAATTCCGGCTTCATGGTCACGGAGTGGGTCAACGGCAGCCACATGACGCTTGTTCCCAATCCCTACTACAACGGCCCCCACAAGCCCTTCCTGGAGAAGGTGATCCACCCTTTTCGCAACGCGGCCGCGGCCACCATCCTTCCTTACGAGAGCGACGAGGTCGACATGGAGAACGTGGACGTGAACGACCTGGAACGCATCGAGCGTGATCCCGAACTGAAGAAAGATCTCGTGCGCTTTCACGGACTGAATACCTGGTATCTCTTCTTCAGGACGCAGCTGCCGCCCTTCGACGACATTCGCGTCCGGGAAGCCTTCACGCGGGTGATGGACCGCGACAACATCTGCAACATCATCCTGCGGGGCGGGGCCGTGCCGGCCTATTCCATGATCCCACCCGGCTTCAGGGAATTCGAGGGCGACACGCACGCCGCGGTGCAGGGATTCGATCCCGAACGGGCGCGGCAACTGATGCGCGAGGCCGGATATCCAGGTGGTCAGGGATTCCCCCGCCAGGAACTGTGGCTAAGGGCGCCTACCCCCTCCGACCGCCTGATCGGCGTGGCGATACAGAGCATGCTGAAAGAACATCTCGGCGTCGACGTGGACATCCGGACGGCCGACCTGCACACCTACATGGACCATCTGTACGAGTGGAACATGAACCTCGGGCTGATCGCCTTCGGCGCCGATTTCCTCGACCCCCGCAACATACTGGACATGATCTGGCACTCCCAGCCCCGGGGCCACGGCCGGCAGGACTGGCACAATCCCGACTTCGACCGCCTCGTGGATGCAGCCGCGGCCGAACTGAATCCGGAGATCAGGGAAAGTCTGTACCGTGAAGCCTCGGCCGTCCACGTGGCGGACTATCCCGGCGCGTTCCTCTATCACAAGATGGGTCTGCAGCTCCGGAAACCCTGGCTGAAGGGCTATGCCGTAAACGACGACGGCACCGTGGGTTCCTTCCGCTGGCATAAGTTATACATCGCCGAGGTGGAAGATGGGGAGTAGGGATCTTTCCGGGAGTAAGCGGGGCCCGGCCGTCCTTCGTTTACCGGCCGCGCTACGCCGGCCGCTCGGATACCGTCTCCTGCCCGCGCCGCTCGTATTGCCCACCTGTCACTTGTTCATTACGCCGCTCGCCCTATGCTTTGCGGCCTTGCTTTGGATGCCCGGGTCGGCCGCAGCCCAGGAAAGCCCGGTCCTCCTCGAAGCGATCAGCGTCCTCCCCGTCGAGGGTCCCGAATCCAACCAGCCATCGGGACTCTTCGTCCATAACGACACCCTGTACACCGTTTCCGACAAGCACGACGATACCATCTTCCGGATTGAACTCCGGGAGGATGTCGCGGTATTCGTTCCGCATATACGGTTCGAGGCGCCCAAACCCTTCGGGGTGTTCAGGCTGGACCTGGAGGGCATCACCCGCGATGACGACGGAAGCTTCTATCTCGCCAGCGAAGGGGCGTTCGCCATTCTGAAGGTCGACGCGGACGGAAAGAAGGCATCCTGGGTCACCACGAGCCTCCGGAAAACAGGCGCATCGGCGGGGCTTTTCCAGACGCGCGGCGGATATCTCGAGGGCATCACGCTGATGGCCCGGGACCGGTTCCTGGTCACCGCGGAAAGGGAGCCCTGCGGCCTGATCGAAGTCGACATGGCCCCGGTGCAAAGGATCGTGGAGATCGCCAATCATGGCGCAACGGACAGTTACACGGGCCTGCACCGGGAGGTCGAAAACGTATACATCCTTCAGAGAAGCACCGCGACCATCCGGAGGACCATCCGGTACCTGGACGTGGACAGTCCCTCAACGATCTGGTCCTTCGCCCATATCGTCAACGACCCGGAATACCTCTATCAGCACGAACAGTTTGGCGCGAAAACGGCGGAGGGGCTCGCCATGGACCGCGACCGGGTCTACGTCATCCTCGACAACAACAACGACGCGCGCCGGATGTACCCCACCGATCACAGACCCTTGCTCCTGATCATGAAGCGGCCCGGGTGAAGCGGCCATGAATCGTGATGCCCAGGACAGGCTGGTACGCCTCTTCCGCCGTACGTTCGGCCGTGCGCCGTCGCGCATCGCCGCCCTAGGCGCGGACGGCTCGAGTCGGCAATACTTTCGGCTGGCGGACGGGGGACGGACGGTCATCGGGACGGCAAACGAAGACCTCCGGGAAAACGTCGCCTTCCTTACGCTGTCCCGCCACTTCCGCCGCCATGGCCTGCCGGTGCCCGAGATCTTCGCCGAGGACCTGGAACAGGGCGTCTATCTGCAGCAGGACCTGGGTGACGAGACGCTGTACGACCGGGTGGCCGCCACGCGAGCGGAGGAGGGCACTTTTTCGGAAGGGCCGGCCGCGATGTACCGGCGGGTGCTCGACGACCTGCCCCGTTTCCAGGTCACCGCGGCAGCGGACCTGGACTTCTCGGTCTGTTACCCCAGGAGCCGGTTCGACGCGCAGTCCATCCGGTGGGACCTGAACTACTTCAAGTATCACTTCTTGAAGCTCGTGCCGGTGGACTTCGACGAGCAGGCCCTCGAAAACGATTTCGAGCGGCTCACGGCGTTCCTCCTGGAAGCGGATACCCATTTCTTCCTGTACCGTGACTTCCAGTCCCGCAACATCATGTGGCATGAGGGACGCCCGCATTACATCGACTACCAGGGCGGGCGGCAGGGCGCGCTTCAATACGACGTGGCGTCTCTTCTGCTGGATGCCAAGGCCGACATCCCGTGGGAGATCCGGGACGAACTCCTGGATCACTATGTCGAAGCGGCCGGCGAGTATGCCCCCCTTCGCCGGGATGCGTTCCTGGCGCACTATTACGGTTACGCCCTGGTCCGTCTCATGCAGGCGCTGGGCGCCTACGGGTACCGTGGCTTGTACGAAGGCAAGTCCCACTTCCTGACCAGCATCTCCCACGGCGTCCGCAACCTCGAGGGGCTGCTCGAGCGGGACGGCCCGCCGGTCGACCTGCCTGAGTTGAACCGTGCCTGGTCGCGCATCGTCGACGACCCGGCGCTTCGGAGAATGGGCGAGGTTTCCGGCGAAGGACTGACCGTCCACCTCTGGAGTTTTTCCTATCACCTCGGTCTGCCCCGGGATCCGAGCGGAAACGGCGGCGGGTTCATCTTCGACTGCCGGATCGTGAAGAACCCCGGCCGTATACCGGAATACGCGGATCTGACGGGAAAGGACGCGCCGGTGGCGGCCTTCCTGGACGAACTCGAGGAGGCACGGTCCTTCCTGGGGGATGCGCTGACCATGGTCGACCGGGCGGTCGAACACCACCTGCGTCGCGGGTTCACGGACCTGACCGTCGCCTTCGGGTGCACGGGCGGTCAGCACCGCTCGGTGTATTTCGCGGAACGGCTGGCGGCGCACCTGAAGGAGCGTCCGGGCTTGAAGGTCCGGCTCAGGCACCGGGAGCAGGAGGATTCGTGAAGGCCATGATCCTTGCGGCGGGCCTGGGCACCCGGCTCCGGCCCCTCACCGACGCCCGGCCCAAAGCCCTTGTAGAGGTCGCCGGCCGGCCGATGCTTTACTGGGTGATCGCGCGGCTCGCCCGCCATGGTTTCAACGACATCATCATCAATGCTCACCATTTCGCGGAACAGATCGAGGCCTTCGCGGCCGCGTACGATAGTCCCGGCGTTTCGCTGACCGTTTCCGTGGAGGAGGAGATCCTCGACACGGGCGGCGGGGTGCGCATGGCCGCGTGGTTCTTCCACCGCGAGGAGCCGTTCCTGGTGCACAACGTGGATGTGCTGACCGACCTGGATCTGTCCGCGCTGATGACGGCCCACCGGGCATCGGAAGCCGGTTCGGCGTGTGGCGCTCGTTCGGCGCCGGGTGCCCACCGGGCATCGGAAGCCGGTTCGGCGAGTGGCGCCCTGGTCACCGTCGCCGTGAAGAAAAGGAAGAGTACGCGCCACCTGCTTTTCGACGAGGCGGGACGGCTGGGCGGCTGGCGTTCGGATATCACGGGAGAGACGCGCACGGTCCGGCCGATGGAGGGTCCCGTCACCTCCCTGCCCTTCATGGGCGTCTACGTCATGTCGCTGGCGGCGTTGGGCAAGATGACCGGTTCCGGTTCCTTTTCGATCATCGACTTCTTCCTGGATCTGGCGGGTACGGGCAGCCCAATTCAGGCCTTTCGGGCCGAAGAAGCCCGGTGGGCGGATCTCGGAAGCGTGGACCGAATCGCGGCGGCGGAGCGGCTGTTCGGAAAGGACTGGTTCGCGGATTTCGGTTAGTCCGTTCTCCAGGAAAACACCGGTGCGCAAAGGCCGGGCTTCGCGCCAACGGTCGAAAAGACTTGAAGCGCCAGGCGCCTGCGGTTATCTTAAGACTGTACCTATCTTCCTCTAAACACGCCCTCACCCAAAGGAGGTTTAAGTGGACGTATCGTCCTCCCGCGGCGCGAGGCAGTGTCTGCGTAGTCTGCTCTATCGCGGTTGTTGCCCCCGCCGAAACTTGTCTCCCACATAACCGGCGACAGCGGGTAATTGCGCGACTAAGACTTATCCCTCGGGATTCGCGCTCATTGAGTGTCTCTAGTTGAGCGTCACGATTTGAGCGTCTCCGATAGTTCTCGCGGAACGGCTTTCTCCCAATTTGCGGCCCCGACGGCCTTCTTGTTCGTTCCACCCGGGGCGATGGCGGTTCGTGGATGCACGGGCATCCCTGCTTGAAACCGCCTGGATTCCGATCCAATCGCAGCTTTTCTTTTCTCCCCGCGCGGATCGAACTACAGGGTCCGAGCCGCTCTTCGTGGGTCCGAGCCGCCCTTCGTGAGTCCGCGATGTTACACTTGGGTCCGCGCCACAATGAACGGGTCTGACGCCCCATCCCGTCGCTACCCGAAACGAGTCGAGTTGCGAGGAGCACGCGGCGCGGTTCCAATCTCCGGACGCCGGATATCCGTTATCAGTAAGGAAGGTACCATGATTAGAAGCATGAATGGCAAGACCCCCAGGTTTCGGATATACGATCTCAGGAACTACAGGAAAATACCGCAGATCGACAGGCTCCCGGACGACCTGAAGTTCGAAATGGAAGTCGTGGCGCGGGTTCTGCCGTTCCGGACCAATTCCCACGTGGTGGAGCACCTGATCCAATGGGAGAATATCCCTGACGATCCCATGTTCCAGCTCACTTTCCCGCAGCGGGAAATGCTGTCGCCGGACCACTTCGACGAGGTGGCGGCCCTGGTGAAAAAAGAGGCGGGTGAAGCGGAAATGGAGCGGACCGTGAACCGGATCCGATGGGATCTGAACCCACAGCCCGCGGGTCAACTCGAGCACAACGTCCCCAGGGAGGACAACGAGAAACTGGACGGCATGCAGCACAAGTACCGGGAAACGGTCCTGTTCTTCCCGTCCCAGGGCCAGACCTGCCACGCCTACTGTACCTTCTGCTTCCGCTGGCCCCAGTTCGTGGGCATCGATGAGCTGAAGTTCGCCAGCCGCGAGGTCGAAAGCCTCATCAGGTACCTCGAAGACAATCCCCAGGTCACCGACGTGCTTTTCACGGGCGGCGATCCCATGGTCATGCGGGCAAAGAACCTCAGCGTGTATATCGATGCGTTGCTGAAGGCGGATCTCCCTAATCTGCACACGATCCGGATCGGGACGAAATCGCTGGCCTACTGGCCTTACAAGTACCTCACCGACCCGGATGCGGACGACGTGCTGGCGTTGTTCGAACGGATCACCCGCGCCGGCAAGCACCTGGCGGTCATGGCCCATTGCAGCCATCCCGCCGAACTCCAGCCCGACGTGGTGTCAAAGGCGGTCAGCCGGATCCGCGGTACGGGAGCGAAGGTTTACACGCAGTCGCCCATCCTGAGGAACATCAACG
The DNA window shown above is from Gemmatimonadota bacterium and carries:
- a CDS encoding phytanoyl-CoA dioxygenase family protein, with product MLTDDQIAEFHRNGFLNGGRVLDDSGVQELRDELQRVLDTGPEGFPEDGPRPVLFHNMVRDREPERCVWQIVNIWEVSGAYRRLIHHPFIVDAISRLTEADELMVWHDQIQYKPAGYGGVTSWHQDAPLWPIIRPMTPVSAWVALDDATVENGCMWMTPGSHRWGNQIEFLRTQAHLQQTEDFGRIEGFTPPGRSGAEKVDPRPWPVKTGEVSFHHSLTWHGSPFNHSDQPRRAIAMHYMTGASRFVASGQHVMKAFVDVPDGAPMNQAGEHFPFVMRNGKPAALAG
- a CDS encoding phosphotransferase; its protein translation is MNRDAQDRLVRLFRRTFGRAPSRIAALGADGSSRQYFRLADGGRTVIGTANEDLRENVAFLTLSRHFRRHGLPVPEIFAEDLEQGVYLQQDLGDETLYDRVAATRAEEGTFSEGPAAMYRRVLDDLPRFQVTAAADLDFSVCYPRSRFDAQSIRWDLNYFKYHFLKLVPVDFDEQALENDFERLTAFLLEADTHFFLYRDFQSRNIMWHEGRPHYIDYQGGRQGALQYDVASLLLDAKADIPWEIRDELLDHYVEAAGEYAPLRRDAFLAHYYGYALVRLMQALGAYGYRGLYEGKSHFLTSISHGVRNLEGLLERDGPPVDLPELNRAWSRIVDDPALRRMGEVSGEGLTVHLWSFSYHLGLPRDPSGNGGGFIFDCRIVKNPGRIPEYADLTGKDAPVAAFLDELEEARSFLGDALTMVDRAVEHHLRRGFTDLTVAFGCTGGQHRSVYFAERLAAHLKERPGLKVRLRHREQEDS
- a CDS encoding DUF1679 domain-containing protein; amino-acid sequence: MPWAWTIPIRIRTRIRLRIREVREILVVPSMPDVIPSLDSVTPEWLTSLLRQRGVLERGRVLDVKIRSNPAFNSVAAHLEPVYSADAPAGVPERLFIKIKQHRWGRDEVSFYRMAMRQKPPLPMLIPFIDGAYDEDTGISHCLMLDVSGTHHAPVSRASLLAGDGVPKAGELAGCVEALASLHAYWWEHPDLRDGPVRIPTPFTDEESYMAEVRDQAEEWRRFSASAAAELPRELIELYDRRIEALPTLWDRYLKHRIARFSKLTVCHSDCYFTQFLCPDDPEIHGTYLSDMEEACIYLGAEDLVYVFATFWTREQRQENDRELRCLKRYYETLVNRGVKDYSWDDLCMDYRLQMIWRVELPVWDQQNGSSPDYWRPKMQCLADAYRDWDCAALL
- a CDS encoding Gfo/Idh/MocA family oxidoreductase produces the protein MDVVRIGVIGLGNMGGFHIDYLTGNEVPGAVLKAVCDVDPDQLAQAKSLAGDDVSTYGSADELLASAAIDALIIATPHYDHPPLAIKAFDRGLHVLCEKPAGVYTRQVREMNTAAEKSGLVFGMMFNQRTLGEHRKLKELVSSGELGELRRTNYIITNWFRAQSYYDSGGWRATWSGEGGGVLANQCPHNLDLWQWICGMPVRIRAFCGFGKYHDIEVEDDVTAYAEYENGATGVFITTTGESPGTNRMEITGDNGKVVMEEGRITFWRNRTPADVFNREWKGGFGSPETWKCEIPFQAGGEEHRGITKDWVRAILEGTPLIAPGVEGIRGVELANAMLLSAWQDDWVDIPVDEALYYEKLQERIRSSKVRKKETGGTTLSVEGTF
- the htpG gene encoding molecular chaperone HtpG, whose protein sequence is MSEAPTAPTETMEFKSELRQILHLITHSLYSNKEIFLRELISNASDAINKIRFNSINNSDLLDGDTEWKIKLIADKDKNTLTVSDNGTGMSRETIIDQLGTIAKSGTRAFLETLRQADEASRPELIGQFGVGFYSAFMVADRVTVVSRLAGDPKDQGVRWVSAGEGEFTIKSVEKEAHGTDVTLHLKEDEKEFLEEWRLRQVVKEFSDFIEYPVVMDVERHEPVEGEDDKTEAVVREETLNSMKALWLRSKDEIEEDEYNAFYRQISHDYGDPAKVIHYTAEGLTEFKVLLFIPAKRPFDMMFGDPKVGPRLYVQRVQIMENCEELLPPYLRFIKGVVDCADLPLNVSREILQQNPILDRIRKNIVKRIFTVLEEMKKDEFDKYVEFYRELGLILKEGMAQDFENRDTLTSLAVYESMNTEAGKYISMDEYVDQMPPDQDEIYYLIGEHRGMLERTPYLEVFRDRGWNVLFMTDPIDEFVMSSVDEYREKKYKAADKGDIAADETDKAKAEDDEKTFQALIEALKGKIPEVQDIRLSTRLKDSASCLVADEGAMSAHMERLMQRMGEGGGQTSKRILELNAGHPVVQGLQKLHDSDGEDARVESIGRLLYEQAVVAEGSKLDDPVGFASRINDLLVKELIRI
- a CDS encoding peptide ABC transporter substrate-binding protein, whose protein sequence is MRTPTVLVSILLLASCGESERGGEQSGTTTEGGRVNSIGVTLPDDAVDASRQVLRSMSPEPKSLDPSIEPYDTEQTILPFEALLFKDEHWNPIPGAAHSWGSDDGIIWTFNLRSGMRWSDGSPLTAHDFVYSYRRMLDPESTNIYAFFYYDIKNAEAIVKGENKDLGSLGVRAVDDTTLVIETEKRAPYLPHIVSFGDAMPVPKRLVDKYGRKWTEPQNIITNSGFMVTEWVNGSHMTLVPNPYYNGPHKPFLEKVIHPFRNAAAATILPYESDEVDMENVDVNDLERIERDPELKKDLVRFHGLNTWYLFFRTQLPPFDDIRVREAFTRVMDRDNICNIILRGGAVPAYSMIPPGFREFEGDTHAAVQGFDPERARQLMREAGYPGGQGFPRQELWLRAPTPSDRLIGVAIQSMLKEHLGVDVDIRTADLHTYMDHLYEWNMNLGLIAFGADFLDPRNILDMIWHSQPRGHGRQDWHNPDFDRLVDAAAAELNPEIRESLYREASAVHVADYPGAFLYHKMGLQLRKPWLKGYAVNDDGTVGSFRWHKLYIAEVEDGE
- a CDS encoding esterase-like activity of phytase family protein gives rise to the protein MGSRDLSGSKRGPAVLRLPAALRRPLGYRLLPAPLVLPTCHLFITPLALCFAALLWMPGSAAAQESPVLLEAISVLPVEGPESNQPSGLFVHNDTLYTVSDKHDDTIFRIELREDVAVFVPHIRFEAPKPFGVFRLDLEGITRDDDGSFYLASEGAFAILKVDADGKKASWVTTSLRKTGASAGLFQTRGGYLEGITLMARDRFLVTAEREPCGLIEVDMAPVQRIVEIANHGATDSYTGLHREVENVYILQRSTATIRRTIRYLDVDSPSTIWSFAHIVNDPEYLYQHEQFGAKTAEGLAMDRDRVYVILDNNNDARRMYPTDHRPLLLIMKRPG